The following is a genomic window from bacterium.
TATTTATTTTACATATCAGAATTTGAAATGGTTTTAACAACGGATATAGAGCATAAAATATAAGTTTTATCCCCTTGCGTATCATAATGACTCCAATGCGTACTTTTGGAGAAGAAGTATTAATTATTGTAAGTAGATAGGGGAAAAACCAATCAAACATTGTATCATATGCTTCATAACTCATTACCTTTATAACCTTAAAATTTGCCTTTTCAAGTATTTTTCTAATGGTTAGTGGTGAAAAATGATAAAGATGACACGGAACATTTAAAAACACAAATACCTTCCCTTCCAGAATAGCTTTAGCACTTTTAATATTAGGAACTTGAACTACCAATAATCCATCATCCTTCAAAATACGATAGACTTCATTCAATCCATTCACTGGGTCAGGGATATGTTCTAAAACATCCCACATTGTAATCACATCAAAATGTTTATCCGGGAATTTGATTTCTTCCAACTTTTTATTCATCACATTAAGTTTAAATTCATCTTTAGCATAATTTGCTGAGGTAGTTGCAAGTTCTACTCCCACACAATCCCAACCCATTTTCTGTGCAACATGAAGAAAAAAACCAACACAACATCCAATATCAAGAATTCTCCCTTTATTTTTAAATTTCTCTATCCTGCGTAAAAAGTTTCTAAATCGATGGATAAACTCTCTTCTGCGTCTAAGATATCCTTTAATATCTCCATAGTAGATAGTATTCATTGCTTCAGTTGAACTAAACTCTTTCCCAATCTCAGTAAATACAAGAGAACACTCACTACACTGAAGGACTTTACAATTATTGATATTGGAATAAATTGTTTCCTTAAAACTATTTGCCCCACATAATATACAATCTTGTGTCATTATTTTCTCAATTTCCCTTTTAATGTTACGAAAAGAACTTCACTAACTTGCCGTTCTAATCCTTTTTATCATTTCCCAATCCTCTTTTGATACCGCTTTAAAAAGAAGAAGTAAAAGAATGTAGATAGTTGCTCCTGCTCCTATACATAAAAACAGGTTAAAATTTCTTCCCAGATAAACAAACATACCCATAATAATAGAGGCAACGATTATTTTAAATGTCTGCGTTGAGAATAAAGTAATCCCTTCTTTCACTTTACTCAGGTATGTAAATACCCATAAGGTAATAAGAAGCTCTGCCGAAAATACACTCAGACTAACACCAATATGCTTTAACTTTGGAATTAGAACCAGGTAAAGAACGATGGTAACCAGTAATCCTGCTCCGATAATATAGTTAATGTCTCTTTCCCTATTAATCGA
Proteins encoded in this region:
- a CDS encoding class I SAM-dependent methyltransferase — protein: MTQDCILCGANSFKETIYSNINNCKVLQCSECSLVFTEIGKEFSSTEAMNTIYYGDIKGYLRRRREFIHRFRNFLRRIEKFKNKGRILDIGCCVGFFLHVAQKMGWDCVGVELATTSANYAKDEFKLNVMNKKLEEIKFPDKHFDVITMWDVLEHIPDPVNGLNEVYRILKDDGLLVVQVPNIKSAKAILEGKVFVFLNVPCHLYHFSPLTIRKILEKANFKVIKVMSYEAYDTMFDWFFPYLLTIINTSSPKVRIGVIMIRKGIKLIFYALYPLLKPFQILICKINRGGQIQVYALKNRASRN